One Salvia miltiorrhiza cultivar Shanhuang (shh) chromosome 6, IMPLAD_Smil_shh, whole genome shotgun sequence genomic window, AGGAGGCTTCGGCAAGGTCTACAAGGGGTGGCTGCAGGATGACAGAGCCACCTCCAAAACAACCATCATTGCTGTCAAGAAGCTCAATAATGAAAGTATGCAAGGCTTTCAAGAGTGGCaggtatacatatatatatagtaattgcCTAAATAGGTTGAGATGATTAGAATTGATTTATATATGTGTTGTGTTTGCAGTCTGAGGTGAACTTCCTAGGAAGACTTTCTCATCCCAATCTGGTGAAGCTCTTGGGGTATGGTTTGGAGGATACAGAGCTCCTTCTTGTGTATGAATTCATGGCCAAGGGCAGCTTGGAGAACCATCTCTTTGGAAGTAAGTAATTCATTAATTCATCAATATTGTTAGTTGATTTGGTTACTGATCTGTGTTGGTATGGTTAGGGGGCGCGTCTGTGCAGCCGCTTCCATGGGAAATTAGGCTCAAGATATTGATCGGAGCAGCTCGTGGGCTCGCATTCCTCCACGCTTCAGATAAAAAGGTTATCTACAGAGACTTCAAGGCCTCAAACATATTGCTTGACGGGGTAAGCTAGCTTCCTACTtacctctctttctctcacatTCAAACATGAAACAATCATATTAGTTCTCATTGATTCTATATTGATCTATCACTCAGTCATACAATGCCAAGATATCCGACTTTGGCCTAGCGAAGAACGGCCCGACAGCTAGTAAATCCCATGTGACCACTCAGGTTATGGGAACGTACGGCTATGCTGCTCCCGAGTATGTTGCCACAGGTAGTAACCACACCCCCTAACCCGATATGCTTTTATGAGTTGAGTTGAGTTGAGTTGGTTAGTACTATTGTTTCAGGGCACTTGTATGTGAAGAGCGACGTGTATGGGTTCGGTGTGGTGATGGTGGAAATGCTGACAGCGCTGCGCGCCCTTGACACCAACCGGCCTTCTGGGCAGCACAGCCTGGGTGATTGGATCAAGCCACATCTATCAGATAGGAGGAAGTTGAAGCGCATCATTGATGTCCGTCTAGAAGGCCAGTATCCGAGGAAATCAGCACTACAAATAGCTCAGCTTGCCTTAAATTGCCTTGAAAGTGAGCCCAAAAACAGACCATCTATGCAGGTGATAGTTGAGACACTCGAAAGAATCGGTTCTTCTATTGAGAGGCCGAGAGACCGTAGAGGGCAGCAGTCGAGTCCGCATGCAGTGAGTCGTCGTGCCCATCAGCCGCTACAGTATCGTTCTCCACTTCATCCTAGACCAGAGGCCACACAAGCCTATCCGTTGCCACAGCACACGTAaaacacttatatatatatgtatgtatgttcCTAGCTATTCATGTTTGTATTTCTGTCAACTTCGTGTTTCTGTGATAGTAAAGAGTAGGCATAAAGTGTATGTACCATTTTTGTGGTTGATGTGAAGTTGTGTAAAATGTGGAGAATGGAGATGCTTCTGTCAtgtgttcaaatttatgttatcTATATATTATGTGCCACAAATGCTCTTGCAACTGTTGTTACTCTTTACTGCTAAATACTCCTTTCTTCCCATAAAAAGTATACACACTTTGCTATTTTTGTGTAttccacaaaaatatgaacactATGTTTTTAACTTTAATATCTCAACTTATTTATAACAAATATTAAGTGTTGACTCTTTTCTTCCATCACAACACACTCAACAAATATTCTTATGCCGGAAAAAAGTATGCAAACTCTttcgagacggagggagtatcattgtCCATTTGATGTACAAGTTGATCTAGCGTTTGACGCTCAACATAGGCAGATAAGATCCTCTATACCACACTCTATATCTCTCATTAGCTGTGTTTCACTATTAATTTAACTATtttaacaattattattataaaataaaaatctactattatattatgaactctaattaactTTTGTTACAAATAAAtggaatttaaaaaattaatatactcTAAATTTAGAATAATCAActtaaataatcatttttaagctttaaaaatacaaattaaatataaaaaattaattataaattttaattgggTGGGTGAATCCTAGaaaataattgtaaaattgaattaaagcacaaaaaattgaaattaatgaagaaaaaaaaatgatagtaGGGCACTAGGAGTCCAGGACACTAAAGTTGAGATAGTGATCTCAAGTGCAACATAGGAGGTAAGCTAGATGGGTCTATACTAACAAGCTGGCCCAACATAGAAGATAAGCTAGTTGGGCTATTCTATTAAGATGGGCCAACTAGGAGTTAAACTAGCTGGGCCTATACTAACATGATGGGTCACAGAGAAATTGAGCTTTAATTCCATGCAATTATCCATCACAAGCCCAACGTATTAACATCAGTAACATCTCAAATATAAATCAACTAGGGTGAAAATGGGATATACCCGACGAAacataaaaaatacccacttttgtaaaataataaattatacccATTTGAGACCCTTttacccttatatatatatatgggagcgcTCTAATGAGatcccctatttttagtgagatcttagacgcaatctcgtgcgtttattttatcaatcctatggctgatattataCCTAGAGAGcgaatttttttctcagggttcgaatcctggagggagcgaaatattttaaatttcgttatcatcagtatatactgcattgttcatcattATATActatcttgttcatcagtatatatgtcttattcattaaaaaatatGGGTCTCAgtatctcacgaaaaataagggtctcattggagcgcacccctatatatatatatatatatatatatatatatatatatatagggatggatTATAATGAGAATgttatctttcgtgagaaataTGAATGATTGCATAAGCTGCAGTATAATACTGCATAAAACTTttacttgggttcgaatcctgcaggaagcaaaaattttatctaattaattgaatttcgttatgcagtcattacaagcatcttatgcaacatatatactgacttatgcaatcattctccattctcaccacatttgtccattctcatttatatatatagggaagggctaaaataagagcatttcttaagatataaaataagaatcattttcaaaccttagattatcaagatctacggttgattcgtaatcctgttggatggatttatggtcttgagttcgaatctcaaaggtagcaaaaatttatttttcacaattcatacctttatacagtgaattcatacttgttctacataaaattcatacattaaaaattgctcttatttcttattttaatatgtgCTCTCATggtagcccacccatatatatatatatatatatatatatagggaagggctaaaaataagagcatttcttaaaatataaaataagaatcattttcaacccttagatcatcaagatctacggttgattcgtaatcatgttggatggatttatggtcctgagttcgaatcccaaaggtagcaaaaatttatttttcacaattcatacctttatacagtgaattcatacgtgttctacataaaattcatatattaaaaaattgctcttatttcttattttaagatgtgctctcatggtagcccaccatatatatatatatatatatatatatatatacagttttgATATGCTAAGCACCTATTTGAGTGATTTTTGTGAGCACttattcttatctcatttaatTCCTTTCCACGTTTTTAGTTAGTTTCTTTGAATAATTAGTGATATCTTTATTCTTTTATAATCATAATGGAGTACCATATTTGTCTCTTTATTTCACCATTTCTTATATTCTTTTTTTGCCACACATTCTGCTCCattcttcatcttttttttcGCCGGACGTCCCCTGCCGTCCCTCTTCATCGTACTTCTCTCTCGATATTTTATCCTCTCCATCTCGTCGGCGGTGGCGACTCATTGATTGTGAATCGAGGTCCTAAAAATCAGCATATCAACCCTCCCTTACTCCTCAACCTTTACCCGCAGCAATGAAGCTCGACGTCGGAGACTCATTTCCGAAGGCATTACTCTACAAGTTTGAAGGCCGTGGGGTTGATTCAGAGGTTTTGTGGTAGATCTGGGTCGTGCATTTGAAGGCAGTGGGTTTGTTTGAAAAACTTCTCTGAGACCTTTCTTCGAACACTTGGCGAATGCAGTAAATTTGATGGAGAAAAATATGAGAAAACATTAGAATACCTCAAGAATCGTTCTTTAGAAAACAAATAGCTCTTGATCCTATTGTGAACTATTCATGTTTAATCAATCAACTTCAAATCCAAGAAAATAAACGAAAAATCACAAAGATGAAAAGAAAACAAGTGACGAACTTCCGATGCAGAACATAACAGAAAACAAGTGACACACTTGTGCTGCATAACATGGTCTCCAAACAATTTTTCCATTTATATTGTATTCTATTTAGGATATTCTAGGAACTATCTTTAATGAACAGTGCATAAGAAATTGTCCTATTAATATAacaaagttatatttattagtGGAAATTGTCAAACTAATCGCAAATTGCTTAATTATAAGCATGATGAGTCTGCTTCTATATCTATTTCGCAAATTCGTAATAGCCAAGATAGGTAAAAAGCTTAGACCATCCCCAACGCCACCTATCCCATGACGAATGCATAATGAGCAGAAAATCTCTGACGTCGACTTACGCTGCAGAACAGGGCCTTCGAAGAGAAATCTCCAACGTCAAGCTTCGTTGTTGCGGGTGAAGGTGAGGAGTGAGGGGGTCAGTCCGCTGATTTTTGGGACCTCGATTCACAACTTATGAGTCGCGATTGCCGACGAGATGAAGAGAGGCGATATTGTGAGAGAGAATTATGATGCGGCGGCGGGATGTCGAGAGAGAAAAGAAGTAGACGGGGAGTattatatgcatatcaaatatagAGATATAGTTGTAATTAGTAAAaggaaatataatataataaaaaaggaattaaatgagataagaataaGTGCTCACAAAAATCGCTCAAATAGGTGCTTAGCATATcaaaactgtatatatatatatatatatatatatatatatatatatatataggggtggactataataaaaacacatctttttgtaaaaactaaaaacgactgaattctatgtagaacacttATGAAttggctgtgtaactgtatgaattgcgaaaggtcctgagttcgactgaattctatgtagaacacatatgaatttcgcaattcatacagttacacagctaattcatacgtgttctacatagaattcatacattttagccgtttttagtttttacaaaaaaatgtgtttttattatagcccatccctatatatatatatatatatatatatatatatatatatatatataaatgttatgctacataccttatgtgagctcCTTACGTGAGCACCGCTCACGTTTAGCATTCGTTAgcgttatcttttttgttttagacatttacttttattctaatacttcataaattgttattgagatcactaattttttaaatttcataaaaatcaaagtccaaTTTGTTCATATttcctttaacttcaaataattaataaaaataactaattgtactttgtttttttatataatttataaaattaatgatcttgataacaatttatgaagtattagaataaaagtaaatgtctaaaacaaaaaagataacgtTAATGAATGCTAAACGTGAGCGGTGCTCACATAAAGTATGTAGCATaactttttcctatatatatatatatatatatatatatagggttaggttcaatgaaaaaggcctaaatgtaagaaagaagagagaagtaatctcatccgttgatcttatctaatctaacggacatgatttattcatgccatgttcaacggattttttcgttgaacattcatgaacatatacaatatttttgggggttctgggtttcgatcccccatatgttcaacgaaaaaatccgttgaacatggcgtgaataaatcatgtccgttagattagataagatcaacggattagattacttctctcgtctttcttacatttaggccttcttcattgaactttagcctatatatatatacatatatatatatatatatatatatatatatatatataggaaaaagttATAATAAGAATTTTAtatttcgtgagaaatgagaatgattgaataagccagcatatagtgttgcataagctgcttgtaatgactgaataacgaaattcaattaattagatagaATTTTCGGtctctccaggattcgaacccatgtAAAAATGTTATTtagtcattacaagcagctaatgcaacactatatactggcttattcaatcattctcatttctcacgaaatatagcattcttagtataactcatccatatatatatattaaaatcttaaaagtaaataaaatagcaaaaaaatgaaaatataccaaaaatttaaaaacaacaGCAACCGTCATCCATTTTTCACTTTCAAACTCTTAAAAAGTAAATTTAGGGATTTATTTTTAGGTTAATTTTACTATTTGCCctatttaaaagataaaaacaaaaatatacccACCATAAAAGAAATGTATAAAAAGTACTAATTTTGGACTTCAAAGGACAAAGATacccttatttttctttttttcttttattttcattttttaccTTTCACTTAATTTATAAACTAACTAAAAATATTATATGTAGTTAATATAACTCTGCAAATTGAAAATcaatcaaaaaataaaacttCACAAAATATTTGTCTTCAAAATCAGGAAAGTTTCTTCTTCAATTTTGGGCGTCTTCAATTCGTACTTAATTCGGTGGTTTGAAATGTATATTGACTATTGAGGTCTTCCATACAATATTTATAGTCATTAAAGTTATTTTTATAGTTTAGGAACAACATTTTTGACTTGCAGTTGATATATTTCAAAGATTTGTCTGTTTGTTCTACATTGCTCGATTCGCGAATTTCGCTCGGCATGCTTGACAAGTCAAGCATGTCGAGCATAGGTGGTATATGAACAAATGCTTGATATGCTCGACCATTTGGAGTCGAGCATTAAGCATTTAGAACTGTTACTTGACATGCTTGACTTGTTGAGCATGTCGAACGAAGTTACAATtactcgacatgctcgacaagTCATACATGTCGAGCAATAATTTGCAAGTCGAGCGATATAGAACAACAACAATTGTTGGACATGCTCGACTCAAAGTGAGTCGAGCATGTCGAGAACCGTAGAtgtttgtaaaaaaaattgaaaaaatatcattttgatatttattatatttcgtTGTTATTTTCATATGAGTCCATTATGTATGGTTGTATCCTAAGAAGCATAGGGACGAATACGAAATACGAAAGCGATACGGTACGGGGACAAAAATACGTCATTTTTCCAAAAAACATGATACGATACGTcaaaaatatgtttttatttttttatttaaaatattttttatatggcCTATAAATTCGTAATTCatcaataaaataagcaaaataCTACTAATTCATAATAAAGTTAACCAAATAGCAAACAAAACATATATCTAAATTAATAGTTAATAAAATACACTAAACAAATAAAAGTTCAATCATTCAATCATTTTCTCAGCCCTCTTCGTtcttcatcctcatcctcattctcctcctcctcttcctcttccgtAATATGTTCATCTTTATCATTGAAGACAACACTCTCCAACTCTGGCTCATCAAGAGATAACTATGCAAACTCTAACTTCCCAACATCCGCAAATGTACCAAACTTATCTTCTCCAATATCCCACATCTTTGTTTCTTCTTTGTTGTAGTCGGGTGTTCTTCTTGATAGCAAACAAAGGTTGCTATGATCGAACACCAAATCTTCAGCATGTTTAGGCGTCATCTTATTTCTTCGCAAAGAATGGATGAAGGAGTATGTGCTCCAATTCCTCTCAGCACATGATGAAGATGATGGTTGCATAAGTAGCTTCAATGCTAAACTTTGAAGTGTGGGTGCACTTGTTCCTTATGTAACCCACCAACTCTTGGGATCCATATTATGGCGCTGTGCGATCGAATCAGAATCGGCAAAATCACCTGCCATGCTAGAGAAGCTAGCAAAATCATGTGCCACAACTCTTCTTTCAGATATGAGTGGAAAGTATTTTTTCAAACAATTGATCATTTATTTAACAACTTCCAGATCCCTATGTGGTACAACTCGGGAAGAGTCCTCTGAAAGCCATTCATGGCTATAATATCTAAAATTCaaacaacaaaataaataaaaacatagtctaatagtaaattagtaattaagttagatatttaatataaattattaccTTGGAATGAGGgaatgtcacgaccgcacttgctaaggatagcaaattcggggaaaccgcgactaagggaggggatttaggagcgggagtaagaaaggggcatattcggtttcttgatgaatcgacttgtataaggaaaacaattgaaattaactagaatttaacgaaggtcaaaagggaccgtacataatattatccaaaagaggtactcaacgagtttgagtacattattaaataatacatattgttttgacaagataacataatgtctttagtaaaatcagtgttcgcagcggaataacaataacttgagtatatgtatgaagacatatactccactctgaggttctcgttctatattgacaaaagctccgcttgcacactacatcctcgatcacagctcaacctgcacatttaaaaatacatgcagggctaagtacaaaagtacttagtggacacttgccgaaatttacatatatgcataatattttattgtcaagcctttcaacagtagtaagatacgagggttttcctttaaagactcgtatttaccaaacataatatcatttctttcatcaataacccgcgcaggtattttatatcattaatcaccatatcagtaactcgtgccgagagggaggcctccctctacggacactatgatcggccaacccgctagatgactcacaatcacaaggtgtacactaattccgaagggatttgcggtcccatccagaatccgaattcgattaacatcagataggcaattaataataaaacataaagcatttaggcattgacaatatcatttaaattcataagcataaagtcttaacaattctaatatataattttagtttatacgtagaaagcccacctgaatagcagactcacggtttagctctaactctggtgcttgacctttaattcgagaaaataaaataagattctaattctcgaaaaatctcaataaatgaggatgcgtgaaatgattatgcatgactcatattcctttaattaaattatgagatgctaatcctatttaaggaattaaagctcgtcttatgaggtcggattattaatcttatctcgtcaaaaccttaaactcaaaacattatcacataactatcatttaggttcgaaactatttattcgaacatcaacatgcgcattaatcataactcgttctatttatgtcatcaagtcaaatattccgtcatttaaaaacaaatcctataatattacatagataaattatatcatcatagatcatgctttcttatttttaaaatcatttaatcattttcaaataatccatattaataagtcatttgaaaagaattaatttaaatgagagtttaactcaaaatatttcattttataatccatttataaatacttgaaataaagaactccatttaaataattaatttaaaggtcaatatataattaaattaatcaagctcaatttaaattaataattaagagctcaaataatttaaatagatataagcccaaattaattagataaattaagtctatcatgtttttctttgaataaggctcaaacaatttaattaaaataggcccaaatcctttaattaaaagaagcccatcagattttatttgtaaagggccgagcccaaacatttaaatcgaagcccatctgttaattaaataagggcccaaacacttattaaaatcggcccaagtctcggcccaaataattaataaaatcggcccaaacaatttaattaaatcggcccaaacaatttaattaaatcggcccaaacaatttaattaaatcggctcAAGAGGGAGcccaacatttaaaaaaaatcggcccaaacccggcccaattcctaacctaaatatacacacacaattacacctcccaacacacacacaatctGCGCCTTCCTCTcttctttctcactctctctctcggacctctctctctcccgactctctctctgctctctatcgttttctgccgccgccgctgccgttcaacggcgccgtcgccgccggcgagcggcgcggcctctccttctctctccctgaactcttcccccctctcttctcctctatctctctcgctcactctcggccgctggaacaAGGCACAGCAGCGCAACCACGCCGCCGCTGTCATCTCCTCCGCCTCTCCTCcacggcagatccgccgccgccgttcaacgccacggccgccccttgttctccctctctctctatccctaACTCTCAATTtcatctcgatctctctctctaacctcACTGCCACACACGCCGGCAGACACGGCgtaagccgcgccgccgcgTCGCCCTCCCTCTCGCTGGCTGCACAGGCCCACGGCCGTTgaggagccgccgtcgccggagACAGCCCAGGTAAACCCTAAGTTTCCCCTTCtcctttcattttaaatttcctcattttttttttcctctttggcagatcggaagccaccgcggctccgtcgccgtccgtcaaccgccggcgacgacgagccaccgaggctgccctccccctgacctcgactcacacacgcaATCAGCCAACACAAAGGGTCTTTGTGCAAGAATCATATACTGTAATTGCTCAAATAATAGTTTTAACTCTTTCCTTGTAACTTCAGTTCACAAGTACATATTTAGTAActgtaaatctatgaatttgctactcattttcttcatttatcaaagcatatgtaAATCTGAGTTAATGAGCATGTGTTGGTGTTCTGGAGTTGATGTATACAATTGAAGGAtatcataatatataaattagaatataaaccttgaatgatgaaagatgtggtgtcgtttcttggctgcgagagagatggtagatgaatgtgagaggtgggaattggctgaaaaatggtgtaggttataaaagaaaaatagggtggcttggatggaaattcttcaacttacaggtatgaacactttcagccagcatgtatgactgaagaatttcttcagcatgcgctcaaaattcttcagcatgcttaggattcagcatgcttaggattatatatgtaataaaatatctaagagattaatatattaattatatggttccaaactcatttaaatacattaagacatataagcctaattcttattgaagcataaaatccatttgagcttgcttctaacataaattaaattactcatgggcttaagtaaacaatcgataaaagattcatatttaacacttcagtgttaaattctccacaataaattaatggactcaaaatatattttgagtgcatcatctattgaaaataaaaaaaataaatcatcacatatataaattatcaaattcatataagttcgtattttattaatggatgctgaactctaattaccataatcaatccttaaatcagtaattaaaagtatataatccttaataaaaagtcgggtcattacatactatcccccttaaaagaaatttcgtcccgaaatttgcatacctatgtgaaaagttctgggtatttttctttcatctggtcctcaagttcccacgttgcttcttccggtccatggtgtctccacagtattttgaccgacgcgatcgatttattccttaactcttgcacctttcggtccaaaatggcttcaggtttttcctcgtacgtcaagtctgggttaaggatcatttcatcttggtgaatcacgtgtttggggtcaaacacgtaccgtctcagctgtgacacgtggaacacattgtggacgtttccaaagctaggtggcagtgccaacctatacgctacgggacctattctttcaaggatctcataaggtcctacaaaacggggtctcaacttacccttaacaccgaatctaacgatccctttcgagggtgatattttaaggaaaaccttgtctccaatctgaaattgtagttcagttcgtcgggtatcagcataagacttctgtctgtcttgagcctctttaattcttgctctaatctggcggatggtctcgatcatctcgcttactgcatctggcccaaggatttttctttcacccacttcatcccagtaaagtggtgatctacacttccttccatacagcgcctcataaggtgccatatcaatggttgcctggtaactattgttgtaggcgaattcgattaacggcagcactgattcccaacttcctcctcggtctagcaccactgtcctcaacatatcttcaagggtctgaattgtcctttctgattgtccatctgtttgagggtgaaaggcggtgctaaagtttaatctcgttcccaactctttctgtaaactgatccaaaatctagaagtaaattttgaatctctatctgaagtaatggatattggtattccatgtagccgtacaatctcacgaatgtacagttgggctagtttctccgatccatgggtaattggaatcggtataaaatgagcgctctttgtgagacggtctactattacccaaatagctgtgttgcccctatttgtcttgggtaaacccgtcacgaaatccatcgctatgtgctcccacttccattctgggatttccaatggctgtaatttcccatatggtcgttgatgtaaagctttcacttgctggcatgtaaggcaacgctctacaaacgaggctatatcttgcttcatcccgtcccaccaaaacttctgttttagatcttggtacattttggtacttccgggatgagcggtatagggcgtgtcatgagcttcactcatgatctcgtttctcagttcctcgttatg contains:
- the LOC130989180 gene encoding probable serine/threonine-protein kinase PIX13, encoding MGICFSSASVDQSPPPSTNQFSSVAASEATTTSTMTSSSGGSSSTVSGGRSEDGSFSPAGQMLAQPNLRVFSLAELKAATRNFRSDSVLGEGGFGKVYKGWLQDDRATSKTTIIAVKKLNNESMQGFQEWQSEVNFLGRLSHPNLVKLLGYGLEDTELLLVYEFMAKGSLENHLFGRGASVQPLPWEIRLKILIGAARGLAFLHASDKKVIYRDFKASNILLDGSYNAKISDFGLAKNGPTASKSHVTTQVMGTYGYAAPEYVATGHLYVKSDVYGFGVVMVEMLTALRALDTNRPSGQHSLGDWIKPHLSDRRKLKRIIDVRLEGQYPRKSALQIAQLALNCLESEPKNRPSMQVIVETLERIGSSIERPRDRRGQQSSPHAVSRRAHQPLQYRSPLHPRPEATQAYPLPQHT